From one Lotus japonicus ecotype B-129 chromosome 3, LjGifu_v1.2 genomic stretch:
- the LOC130748477 gene encoding uncharacterized protein LOC130748477 codes for MCPLRIILVFLSATLTGFFVLRNLRAQPLVDDGDDAVSTLLANPKVADSSKDSSNGNSKVRAAIESGFWTFVDMASGRYLWRNMVSSSAKRSS; via the exons ATGTGTCCTCTGAGGATCATTCTGGTTTTCTTGTCTGCAACTCTCACCGGTTTCTTCGTTCTTAGAAACCTCCGAGCTCAGCCTTTGGTTGACGACGGTGACGACGCTGTTTCTACCCTTCTGGCGAACCCCAAAGTTGCAGATTCTTCAAAGGATTCTTCAAATGGAAATTCCAAG GTTAGGGCTGCAATAGAATCTGGGTTCTGGACCTTCGTGGACATGGCCAGTGGGCGTTACCTTTGGAGGAACATGGTCTCATCCTCTGCAAAGCGCTCCAGCTGA